TGGCCCGCGCGTTTGAAGAAGGAGCGATTGATTTCAGTTTCCGGGCGGACCCTGAGACAGAAATGAAAAGGCTGATGAAGCTGCCCGGCATTGGAGCGTGGACGGCGCAGTACATTGCCATGCGGGCGCTCGGGTGGACGGACGCTTTTCCTTCAGCCGATCAAGGCATCGGAAGGGCGCTTGCTCCGCGTACGCAGAAGGAAATTCTTGCCCTGGCTGAAAGCTGGAGGCCGTGGCGCGGCTATGCCGCCGTCAATTTATGGAATTCATTAAAGAAGTAAGAAACATGGAATATTATTCGACACATTATTCATCCCCCCTGGGAATGCTTACGCTGGCCAGCGACGGTGGGAACCTTGCAGGCCTGTGGCTGGAAGGCCAGAAGTATTTTGGCGATACCGTCAGCGGGAACATGGAGGAAAGAGACGGTCTGCCTGTATTTGCCGCGGCAAAAGACTGGCTGGACAGGTATTTTGCAGGAGGGAAGCCCCGGATAAGTGAATTACCCCTGGCCCCCGTGGGTGGAGAGTTCCGCCAGGCCGTGTGGAGGATGCTCTGCGAAATTCCCTATGGGGAAGTAACTACTTACGGAGAAATTGCCCGGAAGATAGCCATGCGCGGGAATAAAAAGGGGATGTCTGCGCAGGCGGTGGGAGGAGCGGTGGGGCATAATCCCATTTCCATCATCATCCCATGCCACCGGGTGGTGGGCACAGGCGGGAGCCTGACAGGCTATGCGGGCGGAATTCCTGCAAAGATCAGGCTTCTGGAACTTGAAGGAGCCGATCTGACCCGTCTTTTCATGCCGAAAAAGGGAACGGCCCTTTAAAGAAAACCCTGACGCATTGTTCCTGCATGCGGCAGCGGAATTTCAAACAAGGATTAGTATAACAGGAATAAAAGAATCAGCATGGAGAAGATTGCAGAGCGGCGGGAAGCCACTGATGACGTCCACAAGAAGGGAAAGCCCGCGAGAGTAGCAGTGCTTTTTGAGGTAACACCCAGGAAGGAGGGCCATGAGGAATATCTCCGTTTAGCGGGCGCGCTGAAATCCGAGTTGGAGGGAATGCCGGGTTTCATCAGTGCGGAACGTTTTTCAAGCCTGAAGGAGGAGGGCAGGCTGCTCAGCCTTTCCCTCTGGGAAAATGAAGAGGCTGCCGCCGAATGGCGCAGGCGCATGAATCACAGAGCCTGCCAGAAGAGGGGGCGTGAAGCGCTTTTTGAACAATACAGAATACTGGTGGCTTCCGTTCTCCGCGAATATACGGGTGAAGCCGTCTCCAGGCCCCCCGGGATTCCAGCGGGTCAGGAAGCTTGAAGGAGCCATGATACCGCCTCCTTTTGCTCCGGGGAATGAAGCCTGGGGCCTTCCGGCCTGGAAAAGGACGGCTCAATACCCGAGAGCATTGGATTCAGAAAGAAGACCCGGAATGGGCATATCCGGATTGAAGGAATGCCGCTAGAAGATGTCTCCATGTCTTTTCCTTTCAAGAAAATAAAATCCGCAAGCTGTGATTAACAACGGCTTGCGGTGTGATGTGGGTGGTAGGCCCGGTAGGAATCGAACCTACATCGTCGGTACCGGAAACCGATGTCCTATCCATTGAACGACGAGCCCATGTTCTCAAGGAGAACGAAGGAGATAGAATAGAAAAACCGGGCCGGATGCAAGTATTTTTATGCGGGTGACGGGATTGGCGTGATGAAAATGTTCAAGACGAAAGACTAAGGGCAAAAGGGCGCCGGGATGTTCCGGGGGCCGGGAAGGGAGAGTTTCCCGTGGAGTTTTCCGTCAGGAGATTTTGTGATGGAAGGAGAAGATGGCGGCGAATACGGATACCGCCGTTACGATGAGAATGGCCCC
This DNA window, taken from Akkermansia muciniphila, encodes the following:
- a CDS encoding antibiotic biosynthesis monooxygenase encodes the protein MEKIAERREATDDVHKKGKPARVAVLFEVTPRKEGHEEYLRLAGALKSELEGMPGFISAERFSSLKEEGRLLSLSLWENEEAAAEWRRRMNHRACQKRGREALFEQYRILVASVLREYTGEAVSRPPGIPAGQEA
- a CDS encoding methylated-DNA--[protein]-cysteine S-methyltransferase codes for the protein MEYYSTHYSSPLGMLTLASDGGNLAGLWLEGQKYFGDTVSGNMEERDGLPVFAAAKDWLDRYFAGGKPRISELPLAPVGGEFRQAVWRMLCEIPYGEVTTYGEIARKIAMRGNKKGMSAQAVGGAVGHNPISIIIPCHRVVGTGGSLTGYAGGIPAKIRLLELEGADLTRLFMPKKGTAL